The Perca fluviatilis chromosome 17, GENO_Pfluv_1.0, whole genome shotgun sequence region CTAGTGTTCCACGGACTTTTGGCCACGTACCCACTTTAATGTGCTTTAAGTGTACTTTGGCATCGTCACCATATACCCGACACAAAGTCACTCTGATCAGggcaaaaaccaaaaaaattgAAAGCAAAGATCACAACATTGGTGGTAAGAAGCTGAGGCGAATCGCTGAGTTTTACCTCTGAAGCTCTGTCGTTAGAGTCTCTGGCGAGGTACTCCACCAGGCCACAGGAGGGTATGCTGGTGTTCTGGGCAATCCAGGTGTTGAGGTACACCACCCCCAGCACCTTCTTCATGTTTTCTCTCATTATGTGGGTCTCTACAGCATTGATCCAAGCCTGCACCTCCTCCATCTGCTCCTCCCGATTCTCCTTCTTTACTCCGCCCGGCTCGCCTTCCTCTTTCGCGCCATCTTCTCCGTCCTTTCCGTCCTCCTCGTCTCTCACGAACACCTTGTTCTCCGTGTGCGTGGGTTTCCAGCGGTGGTCCGTGGGAGGCGTCTGTAGTGACTGGTGGAGTATTCGCACCAGAAAGAGCTTCAAACGCCACAAGTAGGGCGAGTCTACCTCCTGGATCTTTTGATCGAGTTCTTCCAGCAGCGACGCAGGGATGCACTTGTTTTTCAAAATTTGCCACCTGACGAGGTCGAGCAGGTCCGCCGTTTTGTACAAGTTCTGCGCGGGGGACTTGAGCAGCAGCGCCGCTGCCGTTTCCGACGTTTTCAAGGTCACAAAGTGAACCTGGTAGGTCCTGTTGACTGGATGATGGCCGCCGACCATACCTTGCGTGCTCGCGAGCGCAATGTACGCGCCGTTGCGGCTCACCGCGATCCCGTGTATCCTCCTCCCCGTTAGGTTTTCAGGTCGCAACATGTcctcctgattgaaaatcaaagTGTTCTCTGTGAATGTCGGCGTCAGCTTTTTTATCCACCCGTCTACAGAACACGTGTACACTGCGACGCCGTGTTGACTGATCGCCAGCGAGACCACGGGGAGCGAGTGCAGCCCGGCCACGTGAGAGTTGTGTACATTAAGTCCGGCCGGCGAAATCATGAGCAAACACCAAAAGACGTAGCAGCCTCGGGAGGCCACGATGAGACTGCAGCTGGATTTCTGGATCGGGTGGATCATCGGGACACATTTGAGGTTTTCGACGGCGATCTCGTCGCACTCCTTCCAGAGGATGACGGGGTGTCGGAGGGTGAAGTAGCCCTTCACTCCCGACAGGCTGACCGGCATGATCTTGACGGGTCCCACCTCGCTGCCGACGATCAGGCCGCTCATCCGCCGATCGGCGCTTTCATACTCCCACCACGCCAAGTCACTGGGGCGGGTCACACCAGACTCCACGATGTCATAAAACGCGACATCTGACGCACTTAAAAAGGGCAACACAAACTTCCACAAAACAAGGTCGCCGTTCTCCATTAAGACGGCGAGGAGCACCATCTCCATGTCTTTGCACGTGTTGTCCGGCTGAACCTGTTTGGTGGTGTAAACGCTCGACCACTCCATCCTCAGAGGAGTCTGCATTCGGAAGCGCCGCTGCAGCTCGTCGAAGTCCTGCAGGTTTGCCTCCGGAGGCTTGCTGTCTTTCTTGGAGTAGCCTCGCTCCTTTAGCCTCTCGCTGTACTTTTTGGTGAGATCGACTAGCATGTTCCACTCGAGACGCTTGAGGCTGTTATGAATGGTGAGTCTGTGGTCAAGCGTTAGGCAAGCGAGCAGACAGCGCCCGCTCGAGTCACAACCTAACGGAGACCAACTGGCATATTGTATTCCTTTGTGCAGTCCTATCGATGGGTTCATATCTTTGTCGGCAAGAAAAACTTGCCTTATTGTGGGGTCCGGATGCGTCGAGAACTTCTCCCTCGCTTGAGCTAGCTCTGCTGTCGGGCCCacctttaaaaagacaaaaacacagatgaaaGCAATATTTAAGAACAGGTCAGAAAGGTCAGGTCATTTCAGCATACATACCCACTTAAAGTGACTATACGTAACTTTTTAATTTTCTATCCGATGATCATAAAGGACCTCCAACAGCAAACAAGaccaacagtgaaaagaacgctaatTTGATGTGGTTTTTACTACTGCCTCTGCCCGGGTCAGATTTTTTCCACATAGTCACAAAATGGTACGGCAGGTACACGGCCATACAGAGCACACACTCTGACTGGTCACAAATGTCGGTATAACGcaggaaaagcctgtgttattgTATCCAGTCGGGTAaagggtagcaggagatttcttagGCCTTATATAGGCCTagctgtattttaattttattttagaagttatggcttttagttatggctgatactggggcaggaccatcacagataagaaggaaattaaatgttgaacaactaaaagctaaaaagggaaagtgaaagatgaCGGGTGAAACCCAAATCAATCTCagtcgggctttcaacagatggagataATTAtaggattgtaaatgattcaaaaccgacCCCGAATTGGCCCTCGGGTATGtaagaagtctattttattcataatatAACTTCACAATGCGCGATGTGGCTGTACGTCAGTAGACAAAATTACGTCCCCTTTCCATTTAGCGTGGACGTTTTATTCCTTTGAgtcagtgtttgtgttggcctactattttcttttcccttgtctccctgtaacgttacttgtgtaaagcgtccttgggtttcatgaaatgtgctatattaaTCTAATTTATTATTGCGTTGGTTGCTAaaacaaactcttaatgctttgggtTCGTAAGACAGATGACGAGACTTCCAAGGTAAGCTAAGTTAGCGTATGAAACAcctgaaatgcaacgatgcatctgtaacgtattctcttattgtaaatgaatgattttctgtctgaccAAAACATTCATCGCGTCTATGTGACCTCCCGGTAACTCTAACTCAGTAATAGAATcgacaaactgaaagttacatatagccactttaacatATGAAATCATGACTTGGTTACtcaagataatccacagacctggtTGGGAGCATTTCCACGTTGGAACTTTTTTCTTCTACCAAACTACACCCGCCAACCTTATCACCCAGCTTTGAGCACCTCAAGCCGAGTGCCATCTAGTCCCATCACATCggagaaggcagacatctctacggccgatatctccaacactgggcaactcgCACCACAACAATCTAGACTGATAAATAACACTACATGTAAGAGGGAAAATATGACCTTTTGATTTTGCGGTGAACGGTGCCTTTAATAAAATGCGATAGATGCAATTCTTCAGGTTTCAGGCCCCCTGCCATggaaacacagcacacatatgGATGGGTGATGCAGCAGTTATCATCAGACAGAATGTGGCCTCTTGGCGTGCCACCGTCGACCGCCCTCTGCTCAGTAGCCCTCCTATTTACAAGCAGTTAATCATATATATAAATGACTGCAGGAAAGCAACTTTGCCCGTCTGCCACTGGGCCTAGTGGCTTATAAAATTCCGCTCCATCCAGTATTTAATCTGCCAAGTGGATTTTTGGAGTGGAGACGAACCTATAAACAATCATGTTCACACACACCAGAGCAGCTGCACAGAGACATTGTttttcagtttctctttttaTCAACATTTGTATTCCATTGCtttaattatcttttttttcagtttagtaAATACTAAAACAACAGAACCCTCCACTGCTGCCAAATTAATAGCACACAAGTGAATAGTAGCTTGGCTGGCTTTCTGAGGCATGTTTACACAGGTTGCTTAACAAGTAGACAAATAACACTACTCCAATAGGCTCACAGATGCCATTTTGTAATTAGATATTCTTTAAACACTTGTGTTACTTATTAACAGTGGTACTACTTAAAATGTCTTGGCACTTTTGTTGCAATCAATGTCATCCAAAAACTTTGTTATACTGTCAATCAAATTAAGGACATTACAGCTGATACAGCTTTACTTTTGTAGATAAGACAGTATTTCTTCCAGTTCAGTTTTTTCAGTTTCTCACCACTGGGAATTTGGTGCAAATCTTTTTACGTAAGGAAGTGCCAaccacttaaaaatgtaaaaagggtTTGTGTCTTGAGACTGGTTACTCAGTACTTATGATCCTGAGCTTCACTTTTCCATATTAGCTCAAGATTTAAATCCCCAGCCTCCACTAGAACCATGTTTTGCTTAATGTTACTTCACTTTGATGTTTACTGTGTAGAAGGATGAATGTGCAGAATTTGACTCAAAAATGCCGTTTTCACATTCATTTGCAGTTTGGGGGATCGTTTCGGAATTTAacgtaggctcgttcgagatgaactgcgcctcgcctgtaaagtggacgagagcagccgggggcggtgacaaaaatccgctgtcaagtcggacagtttgcagccgattccagcagccttcaggctgaacaggaagtcacaagAACACTGTGGTCCGAGTCCGATTTAATAAAGTGTCATCAGACCCGTAAATctgcttgtacacagtctccagttgtttttattatgacagagtagctctcaaaatgctctacatgcgatctgttgctgattttaattaacaacagactgtggatgatccgtaatctgaacggCTTTAGTCTCTCAGACTACTAAATGTAACTATCAGTCACACAACATGTGGTTtatacagaataagcttttaaatcagacaaatagcagttaaaatataaaaagtttatataaaacctcatcatgttgagtcgattctgaaccaatcagctgttggatcagctgagaggccggcgtttcccagcatgccctgggtccgcctgggtcttgcagtcggtggaaagcaactgcgctgcctgcgtctcagaactgcggccgccttgatctcgtgaggttaccGTTGTCCACGTGTgtatgacgtcagagcaagtcgggatcaagtcggacacaaatctaaccagcACGCAtcgcgccgatcgccggtgatcgagtctgcgcagatctggctcatctcgaacgagcctaacgTGCATCCACAATCATGACTTTGTGACATCACGTCTAGTTTGGAAGCCAATCGTGGTCCAGTATGCAACTTACACAAGCCATGTGGAAACTTGAAGCCTCCAGTGCAAATAGGAGAATTAGATAACTGAACATTGATAAATGTTCAACCATCCAATTATCCTGCCACAAATATAGCTGCCACAAATTACTGTTTGAAACAGAGTATAGTTAGTAGAGGTCTTAATACATGTCTGGATGGTTCTCATTTCACATACAGACAAACCCAGACTTTTTCACTGACTGATTATGCCTCATACGTGTTTAAGATGCTACAGTGATAAACTTGCAGTTTTTCATTTGGTGTCAACGTGACAGTTTACATATCATCAAAACCAGTGCCACTCACAGCAATCATAGATTTCACATCCCAGTAGGATACTTAAGACCTAATTAACTTAATATGGTTTAAGCTGGAGGCATTAAATgtacatctaaaaaaaaaaaaaaaactcaaacagCTGTGGGTTTTAAGGAGAAAGCCTGAGGCCAGTTCATGAAAATATGGATGAATTGTGGAACTCCCCTTTAAGTGATTTAGTCTCTGACAGCTGCAGAGGGAGGGAGTGCTATATCGGCTGTTGTTTCCTGAGATGTAGCTACACGGTCTGTATTAGTCAGTAAGTTAAGTGGTCGACCACTTACACAGGCTGAGCCAACAGTCTCAATGTTTACTAGCCAAAGTTCTATCAACAGCCGCACGTCCTCTGCTTACGTGACAGTGCTACATGGGTCCATgccttttccctttattacggCGTAAACAGGTGAACATTGGTAGATAGTTACCCGCAGTTTTAACGCTTCGGTCGGGACCGGGATTGAGGTCCGGTGCAGCGTCAGGTCCTGCTTGTTGCTGTGGACATCGCACACCAGCTCCAGCAGCGACATGGAGCTGCTGGTGCACACAGCCAGGCGGTGATCCTGCGACCAGGCGAGCGGCTGCAGCCCGCTGACCGGAGACAGGAGCGGGACGACGGGGTCCCGCTTAACCGGCACGTCCGCCGGGCTGATGAGTAGATCATCCTCAGATTCTGGCTCGGTCTTGATGACTACATTTCTGGGCAGCGAAAGCGCCGAATCTGAGGGACTGGCAGCCGCCATGTTTTTTCTGCGGTGGAAGTGACGTCGGCGAGCGCgggagaagaggaaggagggacTTCCTCCGCAGAGTTAAATTGTGCACTGAGTATCAAGTCAACAGCAACAAAGGTTACTTCAGGCCCCTATGGTCAGGCCTTTTTAACACTAGATGTACAGTTTTCTGCTGGTAAGGGGACTAAAAGGGATTTAAGTTAGGTGGACTCCTGTAAAGCAAATATGAGTTActggtagggctgggcaatatatcgatattatatcgacattgtgatatgagactggatATCGTCTTAGTTTTTGGATAATtttgtaatatcgtgatatgacacaagtgttatCTGTCCCTGGTTTTATGGCTGGATTACAGTTGagtgatgtaatttttttaatttaccagactattctagcttttctattatttgcctttacccacttagttatttTATACACATCAAtgttgattatttatcaaaaatctcattgtgtaaatattattttgtaagcaccaattgtcaaccctacaatattgccGCAGTattgatattgaggtatttggtcaacaatatcgtgatattagatttttttcagaCATTTCAATCAATTCATGCCAGATCAATACATTTCATTAAAGTTATAGCTACATGAAGCTTTCAGTCACAGAAATCCACAGAATCTCTGCGAAGACTATAAGTTAAGATTTATTCATCTCTTGtctaatgtttatattttatatatattatatattatatagagtTTAGCCGATATATTCCAGTGGTTTCCAACCCAGCCCAAGATAAACTTGTGGGGTCACATAATGATTAAAGGGATACATacggacataaaaaaaaaaattttgtctCCGACTTTTTGTAATTTATGCTTTTCTTATAAAATATTGAGCTGCTCATAACTCAGGTGTGCACTCAGGCCATAACCTGCGACGATGGGACATTCATTCATCTTCAGGGGTCATAAGCCAAAAAGTTTGATAACCACTCCTTTTATTCCATATTGTGGTTTTACACACCTGATTGTAAATCAAAAATGAATTCCCATCACTTGAAAAGGGATGATGTGATCATTAGTGATGATATTACAGTCATTATCTGACAGTCATCCATCCATATGGTTATTTTCAGTTTTGTACGTTAACCCTCTGTAGCCATAAGAAAAACTAGCACTGGATCAAATGTGGAAAATACCATCTCTGATCTCTAAAATGTTGCCCTTTGAACTCTCCACTTCTCTTGAGTGCCAATCACTCTGCTGTTACCCCCCGACAGACTGTCAGCATGCATTTAAAGTAATCACAACCAATAACCGTGCTCACATATGTTAATGAGTGTTGTAATTACCCGTCCGCTCTGTGCACACAGTATTagcaatgtatatattttatttttttaatgagtgTCTTTGtagttacaacaaaaaaaaaacaccccaaaaGGCCAATGAATAATTTGCATTGGCGTGCTACGACAATTAGGTTTAACTGAATTATACTGAAGGGAATATGTTATGTAGGTATTTGTTGGTTGGTATTTGTTAAAATCACAGCTATGATATGCCACCAAACCTTTCATCCTGCAAAATTTGCATTGGCAAATTTGTCTCCATAGATTTCTTTGTTTATGGAAGGACAGCACCATATTCCCTGTAACAATATACTGCTGAAACATACATCACATATACCTTTGTAATCACACTACTTAACAACAGTGACATACCTTGTTGGCAtattta contains the following coding sequences:
- the gtf3c4 gene encoding general transcription factor 3C polypeptide 4; translated protein: MAAASPSDSALSLPRNVVIKTEPESEDDLLISPADVPVKRDPVVPLLSPVSGLQPLAWSQDHRLAVCTSSSMSLLELVCDVHSNKQDLTLHRTSIPVPTEALKLRVGPTAELAQAREKFSTHPDPTIRQVFLADKDMNPSIGLHKGIQYASWSPLGCDSSGRCLLACLTLDHRLTIHNSLKRLEWNMLVDLTKKYSERLKERGYSKKDSKPPEANLQDFDELQRRFRMQTPLRMEWSSVYTTKQVQPDNTCKDMEMVLLAVLMENGDLVLWKFVLPFLSASDVAFYDIVESGVTRPSDLAWWEYESADRRMSGLIVGSEVGPVKIMPVSLSGVKGYFTLRHPVILWKECDEIAVENLKCVPMIHPIQKSSCSLIVASRGCYVFWCLLMISPAGLNVHNSHVAGLHSLPVVSLAISQHGVAVYTCSVDGWIKKLTPTFTENTLIFNQEDMLRPENLTGRRIHGIAVSRNGAYIALASTQGMVGGHHPVNRTYQVHFVTLKTSETAAALLLKSPAQNLYKTADLLDLVRWQILKNKCIPASLLEELDQKIQEVDSPYLWRLKLFLVRILHQSLQTPPTDHRWKPTHTENKVFVRDEEDGKDGEDGAKEEGEPGGVKKENREEQMEEVQAWINAVETHIMRENMKKVLGVVYLNTWIAQNTSIPSCGLVEYLARDSNDRASEVLIGHIKKKMNKQSFSERCSLCQAVLPFSDHRQAICENGHMWLRCVLSYQACQTLTFKRCLLLDSIARLPEPEDPEWIRKILQAPCTLCDSPMI